DNA sequence from the Candidatus Zixiibacteriota bacterium genome:
GGATATGCATGCGGTTCTGATCATACAACATTTGGTTGGAATCGCCACCGGCTACCTGCTCTATCGATTGACTAAGAAGATGTTCTCCTACACCACTGGAGTCCTTGCACTCGCATTCTACATTCTGTCACCTATATTCGTTTATTTCGAGGGACAGCTGCTCCTCGATTTTATGATTCTACCGCTGACACTAGCCGCTTTCATCTTCCTCCACAGCGGCCTAGCTGACGACAGGAAAGCCTCGTGGATACTCTCCGGTGTGTTCTTCGGCCTTACAGCACTCACCAGACCCAATGTACTTCTCTTCCTGCCCTTTCTGGGAATCTGGCTGCTGGTGCATATCGCGAAGAAGAACGGTGTGCGAACAGCACTCCTGAGAGTCGCAATGGTAGCAGTTGTCACCGCCGCCGTGATAGCCCCGGTTACGGTGAGAAATTACGTCTTGTCGGGGGATGTGGTGCTGGTGTCATCGCAGGGTGGTATCAATTTCTATCTGGGAAACAACCGCGATGCAGATGGCGTGAGTGCCTACATGCCGGGACTTGGATTCGACTGGGAATACGCAGACTGTATCCACATAGCTGAAGAAGCTGAAGGAAAGGCGCTGAGCGCGTCGCAAGTCTCTACCTACTGGTACAGACAGGGTGTCGAATTCGCACTCGACGATCCTGAGATGTTCCTGCCTCTTCTGGTTAAGAAGATGTATCTGTTGGTGAACAACCATGAAATTTCCAACAATCGGGACATCAGTTTCGTGTTCGACAAGATATGGATAGTATGGATCCTTCCGGTAGGTCTGTGGATTCTACTCCCGCTCGCCCTGATCGGAGCGATTGCGCGTCGACACAACACATGGACCGGTCTGCTGGCTCTTTACATTTTGACGTACTCATTCACTATCCTGATGTTTTTCATCAATTCACGTTTCAGGCTGCCGGTGCTGGTCTTCCTCCCCGTACTCGCAGCCCTTGGTATTGAGGCGCTCGTTGAGGCGATCTCGCGGAAGCGTGCCGCCAGGGCAGTTGTAATGTTTGCAGTGATTCTGATCATTGCCTACGGCACCACAAGCAATCTCTACAGACTGGATTTCGAGGATCATTCTCAGGAAGAGTATAACATAGGCAATCACCTCATGAATCAGGGACGTTTGGACGAAGCAGCCGAAAGATACCATTCTGCCATTGCCAAGCGCCCCTCAATGAATCAGGTGAACTTGAATATCGGAAGCATCCATCTGAGCAGAGGAGAAATCGACTCAGCGCGGACTTATTTTCTGTGCGAATTACAGATCGCCGTTGACTCATCGAAGGCATACAATAATCTGGGCGTAGTGGAGAGACTCGCACACAATGATTCGCTGTCTCTTTCATATCTGAGACTCGCTCTGGAGTTGAAGCCGTACTATGTTGATGCGCTGATCAATTACGTAATTACAGCCCGCGGTGTCGGCATGCACAGACAAGCGCTGGAGTTGCTTGATAGGGCTATTGCGGCCAATTCGACGAGCACGCAGGTCTTCCGACTGAGGGGAGTGCTCAGATTCGATCTCGGACAGCTGGAGGAGGCCCGTGGAGATTTCGAGCGATCTCTTGACCTCCTGATTGAGAGTCGCCAGCCCTCATTTACTACCCTTTCTTCCTTTATGCCCGCTTCACAACGGGAGATTGAGCGAACCGAGGATGAAGCCGTTATCCTGTATCATCTCGGAACGATAGCAGGCCGCACAGGTTCGCTCGACTCGTCTGTGACGCTGCTAAGAGATGCAATGAGACTCGATTCAACTCTCGTTGAAGCAAGAATCAACCTGACGACTGCCCTGGTGCAGCTCGGCCACTTCAATGAGGCACTGAGCTCGTGTGAGAATATTATTGAATCTGGTGAGGACAATTATCTCGTATGGTACTTACTTGCAGTTAGTCGACTCAACCTCGATGACTTTTCCGGTGCTGCAGGTGCCGTCGACAGCGCACTTGCCCGGTCGCCAGAGTTTACGCCGGCTGTCTCACTCAAGATGCTACTGCAACAGAAAACGGGAGAGAACTGAGTTCCCTCCCGCGTTAATTTCAGATCAGTCTGTGCTGATCATATGAGCGTCATCGATTAGTCAATATCGAACCAGTCTATCATACCCCTGAGCAGTCCAATCGCATCTTCCTCTTCAATCGCGTAGAGGGGGAAGCCAAATGCGGCTGACTTGTGGCATCCCGTGTCATAGCGAACGCCGCAGACGCCACCGTCAATGTCACCCTCACTTCCGTAAGTCGAGAAAGCCAGATATACTCCCTGCCCCTGACCGCTCGATTCGTAGAAGTTCACCGCCGGAACTCCGCGGAACGGATACGGAGTGAATGGTGTGTTTCCATGCACGCACCACATATCGTAATTATATGGATTGCCATCGCAGCCTCTGAAACTGTCGAAGCTGCCGTAGTACTCCTCGAGATGCTCGAATGACGCATCCAGATCGGGAAGGCCGCTCACGAGAGAACCTGCTCCGATGAACTCCTCGTTAGAGTGATCACAGGTGCATGAGATAATGGAACAAAGCCAGCTATTGATCCAGTTTGCGCTGTACTGGCCTTCGATCGTGAAATAGTTCCATGCCATGCTCGAAGGACTCATCGGGATGATCCCCGCAGGTCCAT
Encoded proteins:
- a CDS encoding tetratricopeptide repeat protein yields the protein MSEITRERLGVNWLVPALLIFGLAIRVVYHLQYSGSLIWGDLSIDEHLHHAWALYLADGNLVGDAVFFRAPLYAYFLALIYWLSGADMHAVLIIQHLVGIATGYLLYRLTKKMFSYTTGVLALAFYILSPIFVYFEGQLLLDFMILPLTLAAFIFLHSGLADDRKASWILSGVFFGLTALTRPNVLLFLPFLGIWLLVHIAKKNGVRTALLRVAMVAVVTAAVIAPVTVRNYVLSGDVVLVSSQGGINFYLGNNRDADGVSAYMPGLGFDWEYADCIHIAEEAEGKALSASQVSTYWYRQGVEFALDDPEMFLPLLVKKMYLLVNNHEISNNRDISFVFDKIWIVWILPVGLWILLPLALIGAIARRHNTWTGLLALYILTYSFTILMFFINSRFRLPVLVFLPVLAALGIEALVEAISRKRAARAVVMFAVILIIAYGTTSNLYRLDFEDHSQEEYNIGNHLMNQGRLDEAAERYHSAIAKRPSMNQVNLNIGSIHLSRGEIDSARTYFLCELQIAVDSSKAYNNLGVVERLAHNDSLSLSYLRLALELKPYYVDALINYVITARGVGMHRQALELLDRAIAANSTSTQVFRLRGVLRFDLGQLEEARGDFERSLDLLIESRQPSFTTLSSFMPASQREIERTEDEAVILYHLGTIAGRTGSLDSSVTLLRDAMRLDSTLVEARINLTTALVQLGHFNEALSSCENIIESGEDNYLVWYLLAVSRLNLDDFSGAAGAVDSALARSPEFTPAVSLKMLLQQKTGEN